The Magnolia sinica isolate HGM2019 chromosome 10, MsV1, whole genome shotgun sequence genome includes a window with the following:
- the LOC131258223 gene encoding DNA repair protein UVH3 isoform X1 — protein sequence MGVQGLWELLAPVGRRVSVETLAGKRLAIDASIWMVQFMKAMRDEKGEMVRNAHLLGFFRRICKLLFLRTKPVFVFDGGTPALKRRTVVARRRQRDNAQAKIRKTAEKLLLNHLKARKLEELAKDIQIRKEKDSSKGKQVLPDYDDLKENNPERNETDNRTYNQESLDQLLAASLAAEENGNFTGNASTSMLGNPPEEEDDGDENEEMIFPVMPGKVDPTVLAALPPSMQLDLLVQMREQLMAENRQKYQKVKKAPSKFSELQIQAYLKTVAFRREIDEVQKSAAGREVGGMQASRIASEPNREFIFSSSFTGDKRILTSAGVEENRDAEHQTLGKEPAHSASVDSISSTSQIHSVAVADVDEPTRGFNPDVETYIDERGRIRVSRLRGLGIRMTRDLQRNLDLMKEFEQEKQKENSWAYAEAIGRSNILGASKVLPENNHAPEALIGDEANDETVNLIGRTDGPLIQEGENHHSHEQSTHGGKTSIEISFFEGDNGPSGTDVDDLFARLVTGSSKFSSESVPSGKYSCDISSDSALAEGVLDEGSFRNDVEERQPSLLDDSNCDEGEVDWEEGVCQVPTNVSTSPTEHQKAFSRGFLEEEAEVQEAIRRSLEDIRKEKSILLSSGRKDVENYKDVHSPNIPFENGIVRSQKSHETVERFGRLENGDQRDILQINDSPDKQLASSIKLGVRTDGKSVEMDKDGQIYKACNDGVCKDRSDCIETPYSDLVTLEPMEAPITGQEQCLYNPNEGKSIPSFTDCTDGSSKVISHIPEPVESDLTDVILADTNQNDLQASHSRHSFEIGNDYSDFQEGSSTEKMATENDREREPISGKIDSILPDEGDKNIHNLNLEFQAEASETSLDEEMLLLQQERMDLGDEQRKLERNAESVSSEMFAECQELLQMFGLPYIISPMEAEAQCAFMELTNLVDGVVTDDSDVFLFGARSVYKNIFDDRKYVETYFMKDIESELGLTREKLIRMALLLGSDYTEGVSGIGIVNAIEVVHAFPEEDGLQKFREWLESPDPAIFGKLDAHIGSNLRKRSSKVRNNDETGSANNLDDSAPDEDVIKGRDDQQSVDNLSNIKQIFMDKHRNVSKNWHIPSSFPSESVISAYTSPQVDKSTEPFSWGKPDQFVLRKLCWERFGWSNQKADELLVPVLKEYSKHETQLRLEAFYTFNERFAKIRSKRIKKAVKGITGTLASELMDDLPQEGSKSTKRRNARTSGTEKNTSEISSSGKKDDAAENEGTAMEKAASKQPSKRNTGSQFKQSAAGCSELSTTVRRGKGRGRGRGRGRGRGRKKAPSFESSETSTSGGDDGNDEKEMQDDMTKELSKLRRSARPRKQVEDLAKDLDVDSPSCSSNQSDDNFLGERAVDQEPLSYQGTVGDTHGPNDRNQGLECPAADDSSRDYLFSGGGFCMADDSGQSNDPIQTFPSPTKASDEHLNGGRTGSCEPSQSSNDKHLSGNDCPVNIDEAPQEKNPHEGHKDVGSRILPPQITEERDTALEEATVEAGLIAMPSLRRKRRKT from the exons CTCAAGGCACGAAAACTTGAAGAATTGGCGAAGGATATCCAGATTAGAAAGGAGAAGGATAGTTCCAAGGGAAAACAGGTTTTACCGGATTATGATGATTTGAAGGAGAACAATCCTGAAAGAAATGAGACAGATAACAGAACATACAATCAGGAATCCCTTGATCAATT GCTGGCGGCATCCCTTGCTGCAGAGGAGAATGGGAATTTCACTGGCAACGCTTCGACCTCAATGCTTGGTAATCCTcctgaagaggaagatgatggtgATGAGAATGAGGAGATGATATTT CCAGTAATGCCCGGGAAAGTTGATCCAACTGTTTTGGCTGCGTTACCTCCATCTATGCAATTGGATCTTCTAGTCCAG ATGAGGGAGCAATTGATGGCAGAAAACAGGCAGAAGTACCAGAAAGTTAAGAAG GCTCCTTCAAAATTTTCTGAGCTACAAATACAAGCTTATCTCAAAACGGTTGCTTTCCGTCGAGAGATAGATGAAGTGCAAAAATCTGCTGCTGGAAGGGAAGTAGGCGGCATGCAAGCTTCACGCATAGCTTCCGAACCCAATCGTGAATTCATATTTTCATCATCATTTACTGGTGATAAACG AATATTAACGTCTGCGGGAGTGGAGGAAAATAGAGATGCAGAGCATCAGACATTGGGGAAGGAACCTGCCCATTCAGCTTCTGTGGATAGTATTTCCTCTACTTCTCAGATTCATTCTGTCGCAGTTGCTGATGTTGATGAACCTACAAGGGGTTTCAATCCTGACGTAGAGACCTACATTGATGAAAGGGGACGCATTCGAGTTAGCAGATTAAGAGGACTGGGGATTCGTATGACTCGGGATTTACAACGTAACTTAGATTTAATGAAAGAGTTTGAACAGGAGAAGCAAAAGGAAAATTCTTGGGCATATGCAGAGGCAATAGGCCGCAGTAACATACTTGGTGCATCGAAAGTTCTTCCTGAAAACAACCATGCTCCTGAAGCTTTGATTGGTGATGAAGCAAATGATGAAACCGTTAACTTAATTGGGAGAACAGATGGACCATTAATTCAAGAAGGTGAGAATCATCATTCTCATGAGCAGTCCACACATGGCGGAAAAACTTCCATAGAGATTTCCTTCTTCGAAGGTGACAATGGGCCCAGTGGTACGGATGTCGATGATCTATTTGCACGTTTGGTGACTGGAAGTTCAAAGTTCTCTTCAGAAAGTGTTCCTTCTGGCAAATATTCTTGTGATATTTCATCTGATTCTGCCTTGGCGGAAGGGGTGCTTGATGAAGGAAGCTTCAGAAACGATGTGGAGGAAAGGCAACCATCTTTGTTGGATGACAGTAATTGTGATGAGGGTGAAGTGGACTGGGAGGAAGGTGTTTGCCAAGTTCCTACGAATGTTTCTACCAGCCCAACTGAACATCAAAAAGCTTTTTCAAGAGGCTTTTTGGAAGAAGAAGCTGAGGTTCAGGAAGCTATAAGGAGAAGTCTCGAAGATATTAGGAAGGAGAAGTCTATCCTTCTATCTTCTGGAAGGAAAGATGTAGAAAATTACAAAGATGTTCATTCTCCTAATATTCCATTTGAAAATGGTATTGTACGAAGTCAGAAATCACACGAGACAGTCGAAAGATTTGGAAGGCTGGAGAATGGGGACCAAAGGGATATCTTACAGATAAACGATTCTCCGGACAAGCAATTAGCCTCATCTATAAAGCTGGGAGTTAGAACTGATGGAAAGTCTGTGGAGATGGACAAAGATGGTCAAATTTATAAGGCTTGTAATGATGGAGTCTGCAAAGATAGGAGTGATTGCATAGAAACACCATATTCAGATCTAGTTACTCTGGAACCAATGGAGGCTCCCATAACTGGACAGGAGCAATGCTTGTATAATCCCAATGAAGGCAAAAGCATACCTAGTTTCACAGACTGCACAGATGGTTCTTCTAAGGTTATTTCTCATATTCCTGAGCCAGTGGAAAGTGATTTAACTGATGTTATTCTAGCAGATACCAACCAAAATGATTTGCAAGCTTCCCATTCACGCCATTCTTTTGAAATAGGAAATGACTATTCTGATTTTCAGGAGGGTTCCTCTACAGAGAAAATGGCAACTGAGAATGACAGAGAGCGAGAACCTATATCGGGAAAAATTGATAGCATTCTTCCTGATGAGGGAGACAAGAATATACATAACCTAAACTTGGAGTTTCAAGCAGAAGCATCAGAAACTAGTTTGGATGAGGAAATGCTGCTTCTACAGCAAGAACGTATGGATCTAGGAGATGAGCAGAGAAAGCTTGAACGCAATGCTGAGTCTGTAAGCAGTGAAATGTTTGCAGAATGTCAG GAATTGCTCCAGATGTTTGGTTTACCATATATCATTTCACCTATGGAGGCAGAAGCTCAGTGTGCATTCATGGAACTGACGAACCTAGTCGATGGTGTTGTAACTGATGACTCGGATGTTTTCTTGTTTGGGGCTCGAAGTGTTTATAAGAATATATTCGACGATCGCAAATATGTTGAGACATACTTCATGAAG GACATAGAAAGTGAGCTTGGATTGACCAGAGAAAAATTGATCCGCATGGCACTCCTTCTTGGCAGTGACTATACTGAAGGCGTCAG TGGGATCGGCATAGTTAATGCTATTGAAGTCGTCCATGCATTTCCAGAAGAAGATGGTCTCCAGAAATTCAGGGAATGGCTTGAATCTCCAGATCCAGCCATTTTTGGAAAGCTTGATGCTCATATTGGAAGTAATTTACGGAAAAGGTCGTCGAAAGTAAGGAACAATGATGAGACTGGCTCAGCAAACAATTTAGATGATTCTGCACCCGACGAGGATGTCATCAAAGGTCGTGATGATCAACAATCAGTGGATAACCTGTCAAATATAAAACAGATCTTCATGGATAAGCAT AGAAATGTGAGCAAAAACTGGCATATTCCTTCATCTTTTCCGAGTGAGTCAGTCATTTCTGCATACACTTCTCCACAAGTGGATAAGTCGACTGAGCCTTTCTCATGGGGAAAACCAGATCAGTTTGTGCTTCGCAA ATTGTGTTGGGAAAGGTTTGGGTGGAGTAACCAGAAGGCGGATGAACTGCTCGTACCTGTTTTAAAGGAATACAGCAAACATGAG ACTCAACTCCGGTTGGAAGCATTTTACACATTCAATGAGAGATTTGCAAAAATCCGTAGCAAGAGAATTAAAAAAGCTGTGAAAGGTATTACTGGCACCCTGGCATCAGAGTTGATGGATGATCTTCCACAAGAAGGTTCTAAATCTACAAAGAGAAGAAATGCAAGAACCTCTGGAACTGAGAAAAACACATCTGAAATATCTTCCAGTGGAAAGAAAGATGATGCTGCTGAAAATGAGGGCACCGCTATGGAAAAGGCAGCTTCAAAGCAGCCATCGAAACGGAATACTGGTAGCCAATTTAAACAGTCAGCAGCAGGATGTTCGGAACTGAGCACAACAGTGAGAAGGGGGAAGGGAAGAGGGAGAGgccgaggaagaggaagagggcgAGGAAGAAAAAAAGCCCCTAGCTTTGAATCAAGTGAAACCAGCACTAGTGGCGGAGATGATGGGAATGACGAGAAGGAGATGCAGGACGACATGACAAAAGAGTTGTCCAAACTGCGCCGG TCAGCACGGCCACGGAAGCAGGTAGAAGATTTAGCAAAAGATTTGGATGTTGATAGCCCAAGCTGTTCATCAAACCAAAGCGATGATAACTTCTTAGGTGAAAGAGCAGTGGATCAAGAGCCTCTCTCTTATCAGGGCACAGTtggagatacacatggtcccaaTGACAGGAACCAAGGCCTTGAATGTCCAGCCGCGGATGACTCCTCCAGAGACTATCTTTTTAGTGGAGGTGGATTCTGCATGGCCGATGATAGCGGCCAAAGTAACGACCCCATTCAGACATTCCCGAGCCCAACAAAAGCTTCCGATGAACACTTAAATGGAGGGAGGACAGGTTCTTGTGAACCCAGTCAGAGTTCAAATGATAAGCATTTATCAGGTAATGACTGTCCGGTGAACATAGATGAAGCTCCACAGGAGAAGAATCCACATGAGGGGCACAAAGATGTAGGCAGTAGAATCTTGCCCCCACAGATAACTGAGGAAAGAGATACTGCTTTGGAAGAAGCAACAGTCGAAGCAGGTTTAATTGCTATGCCATCATTGAGAAGAAAAAGGAGGAAGACTTGA
- the LOC131258223 gene encoding DNA repair protein UVH3 isoform X2, translating to MGVQGLWELLAPVGRRVSVETLAGKRLAIDASIWMVQFMKAMRDEKGEMVRNAHLLGFFRRICKLLFLRTKPVFVFDGGTPALKRRTVVARRRQRDNAQAKIRKTAEKLLLNHLKARKLEELAKDIQIRKEKDSSKGKQVLPDYDDLKENNPERNETDNRTYNQESLDQLLAASLAAEENGNFTGNASTSMLGNPPEEEDDGDENEEMIFPVMPGKVDPTVLAALPPSMQLDLLVQMREQLMAENRQKYQKVKKAPSKFSELQIQAYLKTVAFRREIDEVQKSAAGREVGGMQASRIASEPNREFIFSSSFTGDKRILTSAGVEENRDAEHQTLGKEPAHSASVDSISSTSQIHSVAVADVDEPTRGFNPDVETYIDERGRIRVSRLRGLGIRMTRDLQRNLDLMKEFEQEKQKENSWAYAEAIGRSNILGASKVLPENNHAPEALIGDEANDETVNLIGRTDGPLIQEGENHHSHEQSTHGGKTSIEISFFEGDNGPSGTDVDDLFARLVTGSSKFSSESVPSGKYSCDISSDSALAEGVLDEGSFRNDVEERQPSLLDDSNCDEGEVDWEEGVCQVPTNVSTSPTEHQKAFSRGFLEEEAEVQEAIRRSLEDIRKEKSILLSSGRKDVENYKDVHSPNIPFENGIVRSQKSHETVERFGRLENGDQRDILQINDSPDKQLASSIKLGVRTDGKSVEMDKDGQIYKACNDGVCKDRSDCIETPYSDLVTLEPMEAPITGQEQCLYNPNEGKSIPSFTDCTDGSSKEGSSTEKMATENDREREPISGKIDSILPDEGDKNIHNLNLEFQAEASETSLDEEMLLLQQERMDLGDEQRKLERNAESVSSEMFAECQELLQMFGLPYIISPMEAEAQCAFMELTNLVDGVVTDDSDVFLFGARSVYKNIFDDRKYVETYFMKDIESELGLTREKLIRMALLLGSDYTEGVSGIGIVNAIEVVHAFPEEDGLQKFREWLESPDPAIFGKLDAHIGSNLRKRSSKVRNNDETGSANNLDDSAPDEDVIKGRDDQQSVDNLSNIKQIFMDKHRNVSKNWHIPSSFPSESVISAYTSPQVDKSTEPFSWGKPDQFVLRKLCWERFGWSNQKADELLVPVLKEYSKHETQLRLEAFYTFNERFAKIRSKRIKKAVKGITGTLASELMDDLPQEGSKSTKRRNARTSGTEKNTSEISSSGKKDDAAENEGTAMEKAASKQPSKRNTGSQFKQSAAGCSELSTTVRRGKGRGRGRGRGRGRGRKKAPSFESSETSTSGGDDGNDEKEMQDDMTKELSKLRRSARPRKQVEDLAKDLDVDSPSCSSNQSDDNFLGERAVDQEPLSYQGTVGDTHGPNDRNQGLECPAADDSSRDYLFSGGGFCMADDSGQSNDPIQTFPSPTKASDEHLNGGRTGSCEPSQSSNDKHLSGNDCPVNIDEAPQEKNPHEGHKDVGSRILPPQITEERDTALEEATVEAGLIAMPSLRRKRRKT from the exons CTCAAGGCACGAAAACTTGAAGAATTGGCGAAGGATATCCAGATTAGAAAGGAGAAGGATAGTTCCAAGGGAAAACAGGTTTTACCGGATTATGATGATTTGAAGGAGAACAATCCTGAAAGAAATGAGACAGATAACAGAACATACAATCAGGAATCCCTTGATCAATT GCTGGCGGCATCCCTTGCTGCAGAGGAGAATGGGAATTTCACTGGCAACGCTTCGACCTCAATGCTTGGTAATCCTcctgaagaggaagatgatggtgATGAGAATGAGGAGATGATATTT CCAGTAATGCCCGGGAAAGTTGATCCAACTGTTTTGGCTGCGTTACCTCCATCTATGCAATTGGATCTTCTAGTCCAG ATGAGGGAGCAATTGATGGCAGAAAACAGGCAGAAGTACCAGAAAGTTAAGAAG GCTCCTTCAAAATTTTCTGAGCTACAAATACAAGCTTATCTCAAAACGGTTGCTTTCCGTCGAGAGATAGATGAAGTGCAAAAATCTGCTGCTGGAAGGGAAGTAGGCGGCATGCAAGCTTCACGCATAGCTTCCGAACCCAATCGTGAATTCATATTTTCATCATCATTTACTGGTGATAAACG AATATTAACGTCTGCGGGAGTGGAGGAAAATAGAGATGCAGAGCATCAGACATTGGGGAAGGAACCTGCCCATTCAGCTTCTGTGGATAGTATTTCCTCTACTTCTCAGATTCATTCTGTCGCAGTTGCTGATGTTGATGAACCTACAAGGGGTTTCAATCCTGACGTAGAGACCTACATTGATGAAAGGGGACGCATTCGAGTTAGCAGATTAAGAGGACTGGGGATTCGTATGACTCGGGATTTACAACGTAACTTAGATTTAATGAAAGAGTTTGAACAGGAGAAGCAAAAGGAAAATTCTTGGGCATATGCAGAGGCAATAGGCCGCAGTAACATACTTGGTGCATCGAAAGTTCTTCCTGAAAACAACCATGCTCCTGAAGCTTTGATTGGTGATGAAGCAAATGATGAAACCGTTAACTTAATTGGGAGAACAGATGGACCATTAATTCAAGAAGGTGAGAATCATCATTCTCATGAGCAGTCCACACATGGCGGAAAAACTTCCATAGAGATTTCCTTCTTCGAAGGTGACAATGGGCCCAGTGGTACGGATGTCGATGATCTATTTGCACGTTTGGTGACTGGAAGTTCAAAGTTCTCTTCAGAAAGTGTTCCTTCTGGCAAATATTCTTGTGATATTTCATCTGATTCTGCCTTGGCGGAAGGGGTGCTTGATGAAGGAAGCTTCAGAAACGATGTGGAGGAAAGGCAACCATCTTTGTTGGATGACAGTAATTGTGATGAGGGTGAAGTGGACTGGGAGGAAGGTGTTTGCCAAGTTCCTACGAATGTTTCTACCAGCCCAACTGAACATCAAAAAGCTTTTTCAAGAGGCTTTTTGGAAGAAGAAGCTGAGGTTCAGGAAGCTATAAGGAGAAGTCTCGAAGATATTAGGAAGGAGAAGTCTATCCTTCTATCTTCTGGAAGGAAAGATGTAGAAAATTACAAAGATGTTCATTCTCCTAATATTCCATTTGAAAATGGTATTGTACGAAGTCAGAAATCACACGAGACAGTCGAAAGATTTGGAAGGCTGGAGAATGGGGACCAAAGGGATATCTTACAGATAAACGATTCTCCGGACAAGCAATTAGCCTCATCTATAAAGCTGGGAGTTAGAACTGATGGAAAGTCTGTGGAGATGGACAAAGATGGTCAAATTTATAAGGCTTGTAATGATGGAGTCTGCAAAGATAGGAGTGATTGCATAGAAACACCATATTCAGATCTAGTTACTCTGGAACCAATGGAGGCTCCCATAACTGGACAGGAGCAATGCTTGTATAATCCCAATGAAGGCAAAAGCATACCTAGTTTCACAGACTGCACAGATGGTTCTTCTAAG GAGGGTTCCTCTACAGAGAAAATGGCAACTGAGAATGACAGAGAGCGAGAACCTATATCGGGAAAAATTGATAGCATTCTTCCTGATGAGGGAGACAAGAATATACATAACCTAAACTTGGAGTTTCAAGCAGAAGCATCAGAAACTAGTTTGGATGAGGAAATGCTGCTTCTACAGCAAGAACGTATGGATCTAGGAGATGAGCAGAGAAAGCTTGAACGCAATGCTGAGTCTGTAAGCAGTGAAATGTTTGCAGAATGTCAG GAATTGCTCCAGATGTTTGGTTTACCATATATCATTTCACCTATGGAGGCAGAAGCTCAGTGTGCATTCATGGAACTGACGAACCTAGTCGATGGTGTTGTAACTGATGACTCGGATGTTTTCTTGTTTGGGGCTCGAAGTGTTTATAAGAATATATTCGACGATCGCAAATATGTTGAGACATACTTCATGAAG GACATAGAAAGTGAGCTTGGATTGACCAGAGAAAAATTGATCCGCATGGCACTCCTTCTTGGCAGTGACTATACTGAAGGCGTCAG TGGGATCGGCATAGTTAATGCTATTGAAGTCGTCCATGCATTTCCAGAAGAAGATGGTCTCCAGAAATTCAGGGAATGGCTTGAATCTCCAGATCCAGCCATTTTTGGAAAGCTTGATGCTCATATTGGAAGTAATTTACGGAAAAGGTCGTCGAAAGTAAGGAACAATGATGAGACTGGCTCAGCAAACAATTTAGATGATTCTGCACCCGACGAGGATGTCATCAAAGGTCGTGATGATCAACAATCAGTGGATAACCTGTCAAATATAAAACAGATCTTCATGGATAAGCAT AGAAATGTGAGCAAAAACTGGCATATTCCTTCATCTTTTCCGAGTGAGTCAGTCATTTCTGCATACACTTCTCCACAAGTGGATAAGTCGACTGAGCCTTTCTCATGGGGAAAACCAGATCAGTTTGTGCTTCGCAA ATTGTGTTGGGAAAGGTTTGGGTGGAGTAACCAGAAGGCGGATGAACTGCTCGTACCTGTTTTAAAGGAATACAGCAAACATGAG ACTCAACTCCGGTTGGAAGCATTTTACACATTCAATGAGAGATTTGCAAAAATCCGTAGCAAGAGAATTAAAAAAGCTGTGAAAGGTATTACTGGCACCCTGGCATCAGAGTTGATGGATGATCTTCCACAAGAAGGTTCTAAATCTACAAAGAGAAGAAATGCAAGAACCTCTGGAACTGAGAAAAACACATCTGAAATATCTTCCAGTGGAAAGAAAGATGATGCTGCTGAAAATGAGGGCACCGCTATGGAAAAGGCAGCTTCAAAGCAGCCATCGAAACGGAATACTGGTAGCCAATTTAAACAGTCAGCAGCAGGATGTTCGGAACTGAGCACAACAGTGAGAAGGGGGAAGGGAAGAGGGAGAGgccgaggaagaggaagagggcgAGGAAGAAAAAAAGCCCCTAGCTTTGAATCAAGTGAAACCAGCACTAGTGGCGGAGATGATGGGAATGACGAGAAGGAGATGCAGGACGACATGACAAAAGAGTTGTCCAAACTGCGCCGG TCAGCACGGCCACGGAAGCAGGTAGAAGATTTAGCAAAAGATTTGGATGTTGATAGCCCAAGCTGTTCATCAAACCAAAGCGATGATAACTTCTTAGGTGAAAGAGCAGTGGATCAAGAGCCTCTCTCTTATCAGGGCACAGTtggagatacacatggtcccaaTGACAGGAACCAAGGCCTTGAATGTCCAGCCGCGGATGACTCCTCCAGAGACTATCTTTTTAGTGGAGGTGGATTCTGCATGGCCGATGATAGCGGCCAAAGTAACGACCCCATTCAGACATTCCCGAGCCCAACAAAAGCTTCCGATGAACACTTAAATGGAGGGAGGACAGGTTCTTGTGAACCCAGTCAGAGTTCAAATGATAAGCATTTATCAGGTAATGACTGTCCGGTGAACATAGATGAAGCTCCACAGGAGAAGAATCCACATGAGGGGCACAAAGATGTAGGCAGTAGAATCTTGCCCCCACAGATAACTGAGGAAAGAGATACTGCTTTGGAAGAAGCAACAGTCGAAGCAGGTTTAATTGCTATGCCATCATTGAGAAGAAAAAGGAGGAAGACTTGA